A stretch of DNA from Manis pentadactyla isolate mManPen7 chromosome 19, mManPen7.hap1, whole genome shotgun sequence:
GGTACCTCAACTGCGTCTCAAAGAGCCTCATGCCTGGGCCCACTGGGGACCCAGAGGAGAGCGCAGGAGGCATGACTTCATGACTTCCAGCCGGGTGTCGCTCAACAAGGGGCCTGGGGATGAGTCCAGGTAATGGTATGTACGGTTCTGGTGGGAATCTGTTTTAATGaaactatttatatatttacacacaaaaaaaaataagaaaaaaagaagacaacaaaAATAGATATTACAGCTTAATAAAAATTACAACTGCAGTGTGGGCTACAGCGCCCCCCAGCACACCCACCCTGACGTGCCATTGCCTGGGGGTGGGACCGCAGCCTCAGCCCAAGGATGGCCCTGTCCTCCTTCTCAGGGCTTACAGTTAGGTCCTGGCGTCCAACCCTGCATTTCCTTCTTCCTGGTCAGGAAAGTGGCTGGGTCCAGGTGGTgtgggtggggagcagagggaggcaCAGGGCAGGACGGAAAGAGCAGAAGAGGGATTCCGAAGAAGGCAAGTTAGGGTGGGTGACCAGGAGTCAAACAGGAGCAAGAGGCCTCTACTTGGCATCCCTGAATCTGGCAGGGGAAGGGGAGCCGGAGGGGGGAGAAGGGACTTGTTTCTCTTTCGCTGTCTTTTTTTGGCCAGTTCCGCTTCTTTATGTTAGTCCCAGTCTGAGCCAGGCCCAGAAAGGTTCCAGTGACAAACAAGTGGTATATATCCAGTGGAATAAATGACCTAAGAAGTGAACTGCAGAGCTGTCGGAGAAGCTGGGGTCCACTTCAGTAAGACACCGACCCCGGCTCCCGGGGAGCAATGAAAAGGACGCCGGCTTTGGCGTTGATGCCGTAGGTGACGATGAGAGAGAAGACGAGGACAGCGAAGCCCACCATCAGGGTGATGAGCTGTagcaggtgggcagggaggagaaAGGTGCTCTCAGAACTCGAGGCGGTTTTGGATTGCTGCTTGGGGCTGGGGACCGGGACCCCGGCCTTCCACAGCCAGCAGCAAGCACCGAGTACTGAGCAGCCAGAGGCAACAGCTCCCCAACTGGAGACTTAGTCTCCCCGTCTGACAAAATCAAAGTATCTCTATTCTTGCTTCTAATCTGTGTTACTTAGATTTTAAACATCTTGAAGTTAGGACCCATGACTCTGATCCTCTCCTGGCAATCACATAGTTGACTTACTCGTGACAGgggttcaataaatatgagaccgACGATTCCCTGCTACACCAGGTGGCAATGCCTGGTGGAAGCAGAGCTGAGGAAGGACTACCTAGGACGCAGCAGGTACGGAGCGTCTCCCTGGACCCCCACAAGAACCCAAATCCAGAACAAACACCATCTCCAACTACCGGGGAAGACAAGCTCCCTACTGGGGCGTGCTGGCTGACAATGGACACATGGGCAGTAGTTTTTCGTAGCAAATCTGGGGCAAATGGAAGATGGAAGGGGGGCGTAAGACAAGGGGCAAcaagaagagaaaaactgaaattagATCTCAACCatgtcccctccccccagctcaccTCAAGCTCTTTGCTGGCTATCAGAAATATGCGGGCACGGATGTCTTTCCAGCGGCTCTCAGTCCACGTAGAGTACTCAGTGGAGCTCCACTGCCTCAGTTCAAAGGCAGGGGACAAGGCCCTGGCCAGTCGAGCCGTGGAACGCACGCACCGGGGGAGCCGGTCCGTCTTGTTGGAATCCAGAGGGCCCTGAACCCACACGTACTCATACAGCTGCACAGGAAGACGGACCACAGCATGCGCTGAGCGGGCCCTCTCACGCCCTCCCTCCGCCCTTTACCTGGCCCGCGTTCACCCAGGCTACTGCCTCTTCAACCCTCAAGCAAAGGGCTGTATCCCAACAATCCCTTGGGTCCAGCTGGGCCTAGGAGATCCCCCGGCACCTCCACACCCACTACCACTCACATCCTTGTTTTCACTGGGGACTTTACTTGGATCCTGGCACTGCTCTCGGGTGAGGTCCAGCACCTTGCCAGTCAGGTTTGCCAAAGCATACTGGACAATGTAAGTGGTGTTGGTGGGGCTGGAGACAGCGATGTAGTGCTGGGGAGGCCCATCACCTGGTTGGAGCCCACAGGGGGAGGGAGGATTTGGTGGGTACAAGGTGGGGTGCAGATGGGCAGAGACGAGAAGAGCCCAAGATGGGCAGGAGCCATGAACAAGgtcaggagaaaggaagaaaaagggaggaaaagcagagaggaaaaagggaaaaaggggagAAAGGACTGGTTCAACTCCTCCTGGGCCGTCCCTTGGCGAAGGGCCCATCCCCCCAGGCACTCACCCAAGTAGGCCCGCAAGTCCTGCCTGAGGATGGACTGGAACCAGGAGTTGTTGGCTCTGACCAGGAAGCCGTAGAGCAAGCGCGTGACCTAGGGCGGGCAGGAAGAAGCAAGAGCCCTGTGATGGGGGGCCCGGGGGAAGGCTTGCCAGTGGAGATTCAGTCCTGGGGTAGGAACTGGCCTGGCCAGACCCTGGGGCTGAGGAGACAGAGGCCGGCTTACAAGACTGCAGATAAGGTCCCCCACGCCGCCCCAGACCTCTCTGGGGCCCAGGGATCCTCGCTGGCATGTACGGGCAGGCTGAATTCCAAGGTCTGGGAGACTAGGCAAGGGACATAAGGACGGGCAGCCTGCTGTGGGCACAGGGACAGGGGAGCCAGGGCCCGTCTGCTCTTACCGTTTGGGGGTCGGCCTGAACGGTGTCACTGAAGTTGAGTCCCCCTGCAAGCTGGTAAAGGGTGCGTCCCAGCACTGTGGCCACATCTGCCAGGGCCTGTGGTTGTGAGAAGGGGGCTGAGCGGCCCCTCCCTCCTAACCTCCAACGCTGACATTCTAACCATCTTCACTGTGTGCCCCAGGCCCCGCCCAGCCCGGGGCAGGGCTACCTTGGCGGTGTCGGTCACAAAGTTCAGGTCCTCTTCGGGGCTCTGCCATTCGGGGTAGCTCACATTAATGTTCTCAGCGGTGTCGTAAATGCTCTGGTAATAGCTGCCGGGAGAGCCGCACTCAGCCAGGGCCCTGCCCCTTTCCTCCCTCAATGTCCCTTATGCAGATGCTTGGTTTTTTCATCatttgggggaagggagagagaaaattaGGATCCACACTGAAGGTGTGGAAGATGGTGGGAGTGTTTGTTAGATACAAAGACTTTCCTGACAGACACGGTCAAAAAGGCCAATGGGATCAGGATGCAGGAAACTCTCCTTCCCAGGAGATCTTTAAACCTAAGAGCCCCTTCTAAGTCTTCTGGACTAGAGATACAGGAGGATGGCTAGGATGACTTTCAGAGAACTCCGCCAGGCGTTAAAGAGCAATTGTACGACTGTCCCAATGAACACTTACACTAAGCGGGGAAGAGTAGAGTGGGATTAACAGGTGTGTTCACAGATACACATACTGCACTGGTCAAACTACCCCGACACTCCCTGGGGAGCTCTGAGGGGACAGATCTTAGAAGAGTGGCTAAGAGGAGAGTGCGCCCAGCCTGTCCATCAATAATCTGCCCCATATAGAATCAAGTCAGCTACATATAATCAAGCCCAAATGTGTTCAAAGGAATCATCCCTGAGCTCAAAGTGGTGAGGACAGACGTGGAGAAGAGAGCTAACTGTGTACAGAATGGCTACTGCCCCAAATGAATGAGAAGATGCTGCCTGGCTGGGGTCAGAGAGCCAGAGATGAAGCATTTTTACTCAGAAACTCATGTTTGCCTATTGCAGGAGGGTCAGGCAGGCCGGTGGCTTAGCAATCCAGCCTGAGTAAGAAATTCCTTGTTAGCACAGGGCTCAGTCTATGGGGCAATTCAGGGGTCCTGAGGACCTGGAGAGAGGTGACCAACAGGGTCTCACCCCTGATCTCTGTAGCCCCCTCCGCTGCAGACTTTTACCCGCACACTCAGTCTTGTGCACTTACACCACATGGCCCGAATGTGGCGTTTCACAGAGTATGAGGACTGTCTGTGGTACCCTCAGGTGGGCCCCAGACAGGGGCAGCTAGTTCTGTGAAGAACCGTCATCACCCTGGCCTCTTGTCTGAGATGATGCCCTCTGCTGGCAGCCCTGGGGAGCTCAGGCCCCGGGAGAGCTCAGGAGAGGTGGAACCACCATGAGGACAATTGTGCTGAGAGGGCTCAGGGTGGGGACCGCTTTCTGAGATGAACGTCAAGTCAAATGAGGGGACCAGGTTAGCATGACTAGGCCACCGAGCAGAGAACAGACTGCCCTGAGGTTTTGGAGAAGGAGGTATGTGGAAAGTGGGGGGTGGTGATGTGCCTTGACACAGACGTCTGGATGCATTTCCCTCAGTGGGTCCCAGACTGCGGGCTAGGGTCCCTTCGAGAAGGAAGAGGATACAGGGAAGGTGAGTCTTACAGGTTACGGAAGACAGTGGAGTGGTCAGCAAGAACAACGCCAGAGATGTTTCGAGCTCGAAGAAAGCGCTGTAGAGAAGATGGTGGCAGGGGCTGGGATTGATTGAGCCTCCGGAGGACTACAGCAGGGACACCAGTGCCGCTCTTCTCCAGCGTGGTCAGCAGCGCCTCCACCTGGGGGATGAGGGAGGTGAGCTCAGGGCAGGCTGGGGAGCAGGAAGCAAGAGTCTCCCCCAGGCCTGAAATGCTCTCCACTTCAGGTCCTCAGCTTAGGGAGTCATCCTAAGCCCTCTTAGACCCCAAATGCCTCAAGCCTGTTGGGACCAAGACTCGCTGGATTTCCTGCAGTTCTCACGGTCCTTTGTAAAGTGGGAAATTAGGGCACAAAGAGGAagaaacctgttttttttttcaatattcacAGGTAAACCCCACTGTCTTCAGGAAAGTCTTATCCTCAGTAGATGCTGTACTTATTTTTGTTGCACAGAACTGGGTGGGTAAGTAGTAGTAGGAACCATGCTGGATGCCCCACAGGGTATTCATTCCACCCAGCAACCCCTACAGGAGTGCAAAGCAGGGATGGCACTGAAGCTGGAGTGGCAGGAAGAGGCTCTCATGGAAAAAACagaccaaaagctggttcttgaAGGGAGGGAGGGCCTTGAACAAGTAGTGAGGAAAGCAGAGAACAATTTGGGTAGGGGGTCTGACAGGGCCAGGCATCCAGCAGGGAGTCTGGACAACTGGCTTCATGGGCAGCAGGGAGAGAAGGGGGCCAGCCATGGCCCTGTCCTTAAGGGGCAGTGATCACCTGCCAGGAAGAGTGGTCAGAGAACTCCCTCCCTCAGCGGTAAGGGCTAAGCTCAGGATCCTCCTTAGGGAGCTGTCATCCTTTAGCCAGCACCTGACCTGAGGTCCTAGCCCACAGACCCTGGGGGCTCGTGGGGTAGAGCAGAGCGGGTCACAGGGTGGAGGGTAGGGGTTGGTGATGGTGCATATTCTCAGTTGTTGAAACAGGAAATGAGGAGGGGGGATGCTCAGATTTACCTGGCTCCGTACAGACTCATTTTTCTGAGACACGGGGTCCGTGTGCATCCAAAGCTCTAGTGAGTTTCTTAAGGCCACCTGGTGGGTGAAGAGGCAACACTTATAAGCAGTCTCCTGTTCTGGCCCGTGCCTGAGAGAAAGGAGTGCGCTCAGAAGAGGAGTCAAGGGAAAAGGTGGTGTGGCGTACCTGTGGTGAGGACAAcagaacagaggaggaagctttgagcaggaaggaaggggtgggggacaCATGCTGCACACCTGGCCCAGCTCCACGAACGAGTCGATGTTCTCCAACGGCACAGGGAACTTCCCCTTCTCCATATCGTAGACCATTCTGGAACTGCCAATGTAGTCAAAAGTTTCCTGAGGGATGGAGGTGGGTGGGAAAAGGAACGGATTCCAAAGGTTTATGGCAGCCTCTGTTCCTGGAGGCCAGATCATCAAAGCTCTAGGCATGGAGGCTACTGTCTCACACCATCACAGCCGCTTACTGTTATGTGACCtcgccctccctcctcccctgcctcccagctgtGACTATCCCTCACATGCAGGTATAACAGGGCCTCTGGAGCCCAGGAATGGGAAGAGCAGCCTCAGTAAAAGCCCGAGGCGAACATCGACTGCTCTGTGCCTGTTCTTGCCTCTCCCCCACCTCCGCTGACTCAGCCACGGCTGCTCCTCCCTTACTCCAGGGCCACGCTGTGAGCTGGCGTAAAGGGGTCCAGAAAATAAAAGTCAGAGGACGCCTCAAGTAGAGCACATCAGTGGGAGAGTGACAGGGCTGGCAGGGCATCAACTGAAGTCAGGAAGCGAAGGCTCCCAAAAATGGGGGGGGCCCCTGCAGGGGAGACACTCAGACACATCCAGAAGCTCTCTGCTGAATCACAACTTAGATCGAGTGTTGTGATCACCCCTGAACGACAGCACCCCCACCTTTACCACTCTGCCCTCCTTCCCTGCCATTCCGCTCCGGTCAGAGAGCCCTCACCCCTTGGAAGAAGACGAACATGACATTACGGGGCAGGCTGGTCACGTCGGGGGCCTTCTGCAGGGCTTCAGCTGCTGCCAGCTGGGTGACGAAGGAGGCGACGGCACTTTCAGCCCCTGGGGCCACATTCCAGAAAAAGGACCGGCTGTCCAGCTGGGCACAGCAGAAAAGGCAGGGGAGGTACACTTTGAAAGTGGAAATGAGGACCAGGCCACAGGCCTCCTCTCCTGTTCCAGCTAAGAAAACATTCGTGCCCTGGGGTAATGACGAGAGCCTGGGAGTCCCACAGGGCACATCCCTCTCCATCTGAGGCTCCGTATTTTAGCACCTGAAACCTGATAGGCCTGAGAGAGGCCTGCCCACCCCCATCAGCGGAGACACTCACCCGGGTGGCAGTGATCACCACCCTGTCCTCAGGCTCTAGTGTCCCAGATGTATTGACAGGCTTAAGCACGCTCCACACATTGTAGTCGGACAGAGGGTCACAGACGATTTCTGGGCAGCAGACAAAGTAGGAGAtgaacaggagggagggaggaggtgcgGAGCCTTCCCGGACTGGAACCCATGGGCTCCTGATCATCCTCTCCGTCTCCACTGCTCCGGGCTGGTTTCTCTATCACCGTCCACTTCAGGGACCACCCGCCTTAATGGTCCAGACTGTTTCCATCTCTCCCAGCCCACGCGCCCTTCCTGCGCTCAGTCCTTCCACACAGTTCTCTCCCCAGCATTCCCTGCCCCCACACCCTTATCCCCACCTGAGCACACCCAGCGGGCCTCGGAATCTGCACTACCTGGGTTGATGCTGAAGGTGCTCTGGATGGAGCTGCGCCGCATGCAGGTGACCGTGCTAATGACAGCATGCATGTGTGAGAAGAGCTGCATGGCACACAGCGGGAAGGCAGGAGCTGAGCCGTTCTCACTCAGGTTGTGGTCGTGATAGCACTAGAAGGGAGATGGACCCACTGAGGCAGCCAGCTGGGGAGTCCTGCCCACACCATCCAGAAAGAGGTGGGCCCAGCTCCAGCCTGAAGCCACACCCACAAGTGTCCCTGAGCTACAGTTGTCCTGGTACAACCACAGGATCTTACAGGTCAAAGAGAAAAACTCAGCAACAAGTATGAAGGGCCGCAGACTCAATGACTTAGCTGGGGCAGATGAAATGAGCCTGAAGGCCTGGCCCAATCTGGAGCTCCACTCTCGTACCTGATGCAATTTGATGTCAAGAGCATTAAACTGGAGATCAAAAATCAAATTCAAGACAGTTTGGATATCAACTTACCATGTAACCTCAGGAAAATCTCTTAACTGCTCTAGGGGTAAAAATGGAGAAGCTAGACTAGGATTAGAGAATATCAGAGCTGAAAAATAACTGCAGAAGTACTAAGCTGAATCTCTCAATTCCTAatccaaatttttttctttttaaaccataCTCAGGGTTCTTAGCCAGGGCTCTACACCTTGTTTcatgttaaattgttttcttccagtttaaGTGGTTTCAATGCTGTGGAATCAGGCAGGAGAGGAAAATGTGCAAATAATAAATGTCTTGGCTCTTCACGGAGCAACTAACTTTCAGAGGGTGCACTGGCAGACATGACTCCCTCCCGATAGGAGGAGAGCCTAAAAAACAACTCCCTTTCCAACTGGAATCGCCAGGAACGGGCCATCATTACCTGCTTGATGACCTTGGTTTCATTTTCATCTTCGAGAAGAAAGATGGGGAAACTAAAGTCTTCATAAGCCAAGCCATTGCCCAGGGAGTTCCACTGTATTGTGCTGCAGTTGGAGTAAACACCTGAAGGGGAGGATGGCGGACAGGCTGTTGGGACAGCAAGCCCTAGGGACCAGGTGAGGGAGGACGGCTAGCGTGTCACAGGGGTGGGACCAAGAGTTCCAAAGGAGGGGTGGCTCAAAAGACGCAAGCACCAACCCATCACCACCTACAGGAAAACAGACATGGGTCTCAGGAAGCCCTAGGCTGGCCGATCAGGGACCTGGACACCTGACACAAAGAGGGGAAGAAGGGGaagcaggggagggaagggaagagtgGCAAAGACAAACACTATCTTCTGCTTGAGAGTCAGCTGGTCACGctacacacagacagacagacggacACAATCCCCTATCCCACCCCCCACCCGACATGGGACTGAAACAACAATGAGCTTCCCTGATCCTTTGGGACTCTTACCAAACCCATCATTGGGACACTGCACACTGGGAGAGAAGCCCTTGGCAGGACTGGGCTTGGCCAAGGACACTGCAAGGCCAGCAATCCGGCTGGTTGTCCCCTTCAGCTTCTCCATCACATCCCTGGAATCAGAAGGACAGGGCATGAAGGAGGAAAGCTATCAGGCAGCCCAATATCCTGCCCTCAGGGATGGAAACAAACAGGAAACTAGGGGAATCAAAAGTTGACTCCTTTTCCACCTTTTTGGTCTCCAGCTTCTAAGTGTAGCCTCGGACCCAATCTGAACTCAGGGCTTAATGTGTCTATTCTGCCGCTGAGTGACCCTGTGCACCCTCCTTCCCTGCGGTCCTTACTCACGAGAGCTCTACTTAGAAGATCACTAAGATAATACCTTTTGAGGGCACGTCTTGCCTTCTCgggtcctcccccaccccacccactgcccTGACTAGACCAGGGCACCCAAGGCAAGTTTCCACTCACAAGTGTGAGGACTGTTCACGGCCTTTCCCCTTCTCCAACTTGCAGTCTCCCAGCAGGCACACACGGTTCTTACCTGGTAAAGAGCGTGCCCTCCAGCAGAACCACGTAAGGGGGATTGGGGCCATCAGTCAACACCCACTGCAGGTCCTCCTCCTTCTCCACTACGTGGATAACCCCCGTGTCCCCACTAATGGAAGCTGCCAGGACAGAACGGGTCAAATCAAAGCTCCCACAGTTGAGAATTCTGACTTAGCCTCACTGCAGATCATTTATGCCCCAAACACGTCATAAGACCCCTGGGTTAGTGCAGCCACCTCTCGGCTTGAACTGAAGCGCTGATTTGCCCCACCTCCACTGGAAGGCTACCAGGAGGGAAAGCACAGCGAAAGACCCCAAGAAGTCCACGTACTGCAGGCCTTGTTCATCACCTGCCAGAAAGGCTCTGTGATCTTTATTTTCCTGCCTTTTCCCCTCAGCCTCATTTAGCCATATATACAAGATTCTAAAACAACAGACATCAAAGTCTGCAAACCTGTATTTTCTCCAGGAAACAGCAGGCTCTAGATCTCTAGCTCTGAATCTTCCCTTGTGAAAATGTACGTGTACATTCCCTTGGCTTCAGTACCATTCCTGGATCTCCATTCCTCTACCCTATTTGGGAATGACTGTACTTGCTTTTGGACAGTTTTAGGTAAAGTTAAGCAAGAACTTCAAGGTCTCCAGAACAGAGCTTCCCAACTGATGGACCTTGACTAGATTAGAGATGTGCTAATTGATTCCCCTCACTCCTGGGGACCTAGGGTTTCAATAAAACACCCCAGGCTGATTACCCCCAGCCAGGAGCAGACTTGTCCATTACCCCAGGATAGATATGAATATCATCTAACTCTGTATGTACCAGGATGCTATACAAATaacatttactttcttttttatttttgtaattaaagtatcactgatatacaatcttatgaaggtttcacatgaacaacattgtggtttcatcattcacccatattattaagtcctcacccccccactgcagtcactgtccatcagcacagtaagatgctacagagtcattacttgtcttctccttgctgtactaccttccctgtgacctacctatactgtgggtgctaattataatgccctaatccccttccccctccctccccacccaccctccccaaccccttccctttggtaactgctagtcccttcttagatctgtgagtctgctgctgttttgttccctcagttctgctttgctgttatactccacaatgagtGAAATCAACAAATAACACTTTCTAAGTGTCTCAAACATGACAGAGAATGGGAAGCACAACACTGGAGGACGGGTGACGCATGGCCCAGAAGGCCTTGAATTCTGTGTCACAATACTGGTTAAATCCCTAGTGAGCCATGCAGAGACAGCACAGGGTCTCCTCATAAGTCTTCTTCCCAGAGGAAATTGGATGTGTTATTGATAAACTGTTTTATTATAGCAGTAGTTCCCAACCTTggttgtgtgtatcagaatcactttggaattaaaaaaatatgaatactTGGGCCTTGCCTCAGATCTACTAAATTAAAATCTCTAAAGGTCAGGCCCAGGTATGTGTATTTCCAAAACACGCCACTAAACGATTCTTTATTATACACAGTACACAGCCAGGCATGAGAATTATGGCTCCAGTTTCAGGCTAAAATACTTAAAACTTGATGAGACAAAATTATAAGTACTTTCAGACTGCCAGCCAAGCAGAATTCTTCTCCCATGGGATCTAGTAAAATCTAGACATGGAAGCAGGTCCCCAACATTTAACTATGCCATATTTAGTTAATGCTTAGTAAGTTCATGctgataatgataatgataaaataTAGAGAAATTGAAGGATCTGGAATAACTTTAGGAAACCTCGCTACCAACGGCAGTTCTAAGCAAAACAAAGACAACAGTCCGTGACCTTGCATTTAAAACGTGGTCAAGGAGGAGCTAGTCTGGCAAATAAAAACGTACTTAACTCCAGCTCCAAGGAAGACAGGAGGAGAACAAGCTGTGATACTGGactaaaaacacaaacaaaaacctgGATTCGAATCTGGGTTCTAATTGGTGGCTGTGTGGTCTTAAATAACTTGCTTACTTTTTCTGTGCCTTCAGTGAGGAACTTTCCACCCTGTTTATCTCATACTTTGAAGTCAGAtttaaaaagggaggaaagaaaaggaaaggaacctGTTTATAACACTTTAAAAGGGTCCAACTGAAACAGAACCTTCTAATCAGAAAAGCAAACCTAGGtctttttctccttaaatttACCATGCTAGCAACCATAATTAAAGAGGGTGTAGCTTGCTCAGGATGGGCAGATACGATGAAGTAAGACTTAGAAATAAGTAGGTtgaaaaggaaacaagatcttaATGAGGAAGTGGCCAGAGTCCAGCCCCTCCCCTCTTATTTCTCTATCCTGGCACTTGGCTTTATCTCTAGAGGCTAATGCTCTGCTTCCCACAGGGCTGCTCTAAGAACATGCAGCAGAATGACTCATTGCCAAAGAGAGTATGGTAGAGCCCAGCTCCATGACAATGAGGTCCAAGGCTTGTGCACTTGAGTCTGATCTCAGCCCATGCTGGGTCTCTTCTACCCACACACCCAGTCTAAGAACTAAGACCaacaaaaaattatttggaaCTGTTTAGAACCAGATAATTGCTAGTATTTTCTGTAGTAGGGACATGGGACAATTAAGAGACTATAGCCCAGGGAAGGGTGGGTAGGAAAGTAACTGCCACTTTGATCAAGTCCATTTCCCagtgtctcagttttctcctaCCAACAGGCAATCACACAGTACTCCTGAGACCCACTACTTGCTTGGCATCATCAACAAACATCTATTAAAAGTAGCTGACTTTCAGCTTTATGCAGGAATAGTCTAACCATTTTTTTCAGGCATAAATTGAAATTCAGAGGTGACCAATTTGATGATGAAGCAGCCAAGATTAGACTCTAAAGTTTCCTATTTACCTGAAAAACTACATTCTGGCAGAGCTACTACCCACAGAACAAAATCTGAAGATAGCAGGTTATGCAGCAGAGGGACTAGGTTTGAGCCATCAGATCaaacttttttcccttttgcaGTTTTATAACCACATTATCATGGTGCCCTGTTCTGGATCACATTTATAAAGCgtaaagacaaagacaaatgctTTTATAATTCCTCTAGCAACTACTTGGCTTTCTCAAGGCCTTCTCTTCAAATAGTTCACTGTCTAAAAGAAGGCCATTTTGGTGCCAAAGACCATTCAGAGTGTAGGTGGTGACTGGACTCCAAACAGTGATGAGGCTTCTTTCTCCTTGGAAAACAGTATAATTTTCTACTCAAGCTACTGTGTGTAGTTAGGCGTTCTGGCTTAGACCTT
This window harbors:
- the NCSTN gene encoding nicastrin; the protein is MATAGGGSVVDLGSRGLLRLLSFCVLLEVLCSGNSVERKIYIPLNKTAPCVRLLNATHQIGCQSSISGDTGVIHVVEKEEDLQWVLTDGPNPPYVVLLEGTLFTRDVMEKLKGTTSRIAGLAVSLAKPSPAKGFSPSVQCPNDGFGVYSNCSTIQWNSLGNGLAYEDFSFPIFLLEDENETKVIKQCYHDHNLSENGSAPAFPLCAMQLFSHMHAVISTVTCMRRSSIQSTFSINPEIVCDPLSDYNVWSVLKPVNTSGTLEPEDRVVITATRLDSRSFFWNVAPGAESAVASFVTQLAAAEALQKAPDVTSLPRNVMFVFFQGETFDYIGSSRMVYDMEKGKFPVPLENIDSFVELGQVALRNSLELWMHTDPVSQKNESVRSQVEALLTTLEKSGTGVPAVVLRRLNQSQPLPPSSLQRFLRARNISGVVLADHSTVFRNLYYQSIYDTAENINVSYPEWQSPEEDLNFVTDTAKALADVATVLGRTLYQLAGGLNFSDTVQADPQTVTRLLYGFLVRANNSWFQSILRQDLRAYLGDGPPQHYIAVSSPTNTTYIVQYALANLTGKVLDLTREQCQDPSKVPSENKDLYEYVWVQGPLDSNKTDRLPRCVRSTARLARALSPAFELRQWSSTEYSTWTESRWKDIRARIFLIASKELELITLMVGFAVLVFSLIVTYGINAKAGVLFIAPREPGSVSY